The Lycium barbarum isolate Lr01 chromosome 11, ASM1917538v2, whole genome shotgun sequence genome contains the following window.
CTTTTGTTAGCTTCCTACCTCCTAACTGTTTTAACAATTTTCTCAGTTTTGCTCAACGTCCTGACAATATCTTGACAACACCAAAGAGGAAAATTCAGTTATTAACCGTCTTAGTCAACTATGGACTTGTTGGGATAATTTTCTATGATGCATTCAAGAACACTAGATAATGGAAAAACTGAAAAGATACAATGTTTGAATACTCATGGTAACGGGAACATGTTCTATCCAGTTTTCTGATGTTAAAATAATACATCACTTATAATTGATAGCATCTATGTAGCATGAAAGGAGGAGATAGCTCATGGAGCCAAGTTAGTGTTACATATCCTGTTTCTTACTTTTAACAAATTAAGCTTTACTTGATTTAATCTTCAACCTTTTCTATCAGAACTTGCCAGGAAACTGTCTTTTTGATTTGCATTTTACATAATTTTCAGGAAAAGACAAGGTTTGGTGTCTTTATCCCAACAAGAATGCACCAGCAAATTCTGTCAAGGATAGCATGGCGGAGCTTTCTTTTGCGCATGTAGAATACCATCCTGAGATGGTACTCCATCCTAACTTTTTACttgaactatggctaagttgTAATCGACAAGATGTTTGAGGGGAAGCAAAAGTAGGAACAAAGGAGCCATTagttttccctttctttctttttttttttttttttctctggaAGCTATTCAGGGAATGATATCGACTTCCAAATCCCATAATAGAACAATGGAGTTACCCACAAGAAATTGAATGTCACCTTCTTAATGTTCTAGATTCATTGTGCCAAATTAATCAATGCTGACCCCCAACCCCAACCCCCCAAcagacgcaaaaaaaaaaaaaaaaaaaaaaaaaaaaaccaaacccCAACTAGGGCTCAGGAGGGGCCCTTTCGCATTTTGATCCCTTGGCAATTCAAACTCCCACCTTATGGTTGGAGGTGCTGAGTCTTTTACCTCTATGATATCCGTCCCTTATCCTTGACTAAAGTTACTGGCCGGCTAAATTACAATGAAAAAAACTTAAAAGGCATGGAATTGTAAGTAGTTTATAGATTAAGAATGTTTCTTCATGGTTCTATGCAGTTTCTTCTGAACATGTGTTTGTCAATAATAGCTCCATATAATGGCAGTTTGACTTGTAGTTTTGCCGCTCAACCCACATCAGTCATGTGACCATGTTTATGTGATGTTCTCATTTTCCATCGTTTGAGTATTGACGTTTATGCTGCTATATGTAGACAGATGGAGCCCATTCCTTGAATTTTATTCTAATTGATGGGACGTGGAGCAATTCGGGTGCAATGTTCAGCCGTTTGAAGGTACTTCAGCCTGCAAATGTAACTCTTAATTTTACATTCCATTTCCATTATTAACTTACAATTTCTTGTCATTAACATTgtcgaaaagaaaaagaagaatgatAATTAATAAGTTGAGGTTTAACCAATTAGATTGAAGTACTTATATTACAGGACATTAGGGAAGGTTCTGCCTCTACCGAGGTGATTACTTTAGTTGCTTTCAAGTTAGTTATCCTATATGCACAGATTTCAATTGCAGTTGTACATGTTAGAACCACTTAAATATTTTAATGAAGCTTTATCAGGAAAAAGAATAAGATAATTAACTTGCATACCTGCCGAAAGTTGCAGAATGCTTGTCTTTTGTTTgtaaaaagttattttttaaaggGCATCAGAAGTTGCAAAAAAGAGATTACACCGATTGGTATTGCAGTGACTGAGCAAATCATTAACATCTTCATCAACTTCCTTGTACCAAACAAAGGCAGCCACATTTTTGTCCACCTCCTTTTCTCCCAAAGAAAATTAAGTTATACTTGGGTTCAACTTTTAGCTATAGAGAAGGTAGACAAAAGAGAGACGCGTGTATATGTAGTACAAGATTGTTAGTTGGATACAAATGAGTAAAACTTAATACAACGAATTATTCACGTTAGTTCTTTAGTTTCTCATATCATGCCAAAGTTGCATTGATGTTAGGATTCATTTGAGTTTGGAAAATGTGAATCAATTTCTCAAATACAAACAGTTGATCTGAGACGTTTAATGATTAGGAACGCTACAAGTTAATGTGGGGTGAGGAGGAGATTCCTTGCATAACGCTGAACACAGGAGCATCCTTGATGCATAAACTCAGGTAGGATCCATTATCCGAAATCTGCAGCGATGGCTCATTCATCTTTAGTACTTTCCCTTTGGCTTTTCCTGAGTCATGTCTTATGTTTTAACCAAGTGCAGACCCCAACCATCATGGGATCGTACATgtacagcagcagcagcaatagGCCTCCTCGATGAGCTGCATGACCTTCCAAATTTTGTTTCCTATGGATTGGACAAACAGGCTAAAGCACTTGAAGATGCTGTGGAGGTTTTGTTAGATTCACTTACAGCTCGACGGCTTCGCATGGGTAGGTCCATCACCCGTAAACAAAGACACAATCGTGACATCCTTTAACAATGGAAGCAGTTTTTTCACTGGCAGATTGACATTGGCATTTTGAAGGTAAAAACCCAGTCTTTACTGGCATTTCACTTCTGACAAATGGTGAGGCCAACCGCAAAAATGCTAGGCCACATATATACAGCAGAACGACAATTGGACTAACATGTTCTCATAGAGAAGTAATACGAGTTACAAGTTTGAAGAGATCCAGATCACTTTGGATAGTTTTGTTTTCCCCAGTTTTGGTTTCTCTATGGATCTGCTTCTCCATACAGTGTTTTAGTTAGAAAGAAAGTGTCGAAGAACTCTTAATAGTAGTCATATGGGATAGACATATCAGAGGAACAATAATTGGTTCTTGGAGTAATGGACTTATTACTTGTCTTGTGCGTTTGTTTTCTTGGCTAAGCCTGTTCATTGGAAGCAATGCCTTTTGAATGTTCAAAATTAAATAATTCGGGTGCATTTTTTTATTTCTGGGCTCTCGAGGAAGAAACAGACGGTTGATGCCACAAAAGGCAGCATTTTTTCTTTCTTCTGAGAAGGCTTGTTCAACTTTTGCCAAAGCCAAAATAATGTGTAGTGTTTAATTTTATTAAATCTTGTTGGCATGTACTTTCAACTGATGTTGCTCAGACTCTTTGAAAATGTTGTGTAATGCATGGCAAATCCTTctaaagtagtgcatttttggaggatcagACACCGGTGCAGTAACATTTTTGGAGAGTTCGAGCAACATAGTTTTCAACACCTATAGGTTGATCAAGGAGGGATTCAATACAGTGTGTCTCGACTTAAAATGTGTGTCGAGTGAACAATTAACATACAATATAAGATTTACCACGACATGATAATGGTTGCAGAGATATTCTGATCAAAGTCTTgttgagaaaatactcaaaatacccctcaACGTTTGATCAAAATTCCAACTACACATCTAACCTTTGCATTGGTCCTAGTACCCCTTGGATTATTTTTTTCAGTATTAAAATGCCTCTTTTTTGCTGATGTGTCAGTCCAATATGCCAACCCCAATTATTAACAACGCTTGTCCACACGGGCCTGGCTCACGTGCCACATCTTTAATTTCCCCCCATTTTCCCCCCACAtccttattttcttttcttttactttctattTCTTCTCTACAGTCCACCACTGAATCTCACCccaagagaaaataatttttctcctCTATCTTCCTCTACCAAACGAGAAGATCACTTGTCATTGGTGACCTTCTCCACAGCCATGGCTGACCACTTTCACACCACCAACTATCAAAACTCCATAGCCAATGCCAGAGAGATTCATCATCGCTACTGTCCAACCACTTCTCCACCCTCTCTTAGAAATAATCAAAATCACCCCAAAACACCTTCTGCATCTCAATATACAGTGAATAATAACAAAAAGATACTAAATcaggtaaaagaaaaaaaaaaaactaaagccGCAATTGTAAATCGACATGGAGCCTTCAAGCAGAGCTTTCGCCGATGACCTCGGATGGAGTTCTCGAACCAAGAACCAGATAGAACCTTTCATCATTAAAAACTCTAATTTGAATAGATTAAATGATAGAACATAAGATATTGTTCTATTCATAGatataaataatgtctcaaaACTCTAGCCCCTAAAATTCCCTCTGCAATCAGTAAGAAACCACGGGATTGCTATGGTCCTGTTCTGGTGGTGGTGTGAAAGGAAGAGTAGGGAAAATGAGTTTTGtgtttagggcttgtttggctgTGATTGAGAAAAAAAATGAGAAGTTGGGTGTAAAAATGGAGGGAATTTAAGTGTATCCATGTGGCATCTATGTGCCAGTCCAGTTGGCATTTTAAACACGTCAGATGCTGTTTTTTAAAGGCTATAAAGCGTCACTGAGCGCGGTGTAGTCACACTCTTGTTCACATCAGCAAAAAAGACGCATTTTAATACTGAAAAACATTGTCCAGAGAGGTAATAGGACCAACACAatggttaggtgtgtagttgggattttggtcaaacgttgggagtattttgagtattttctcaagTCTTGTTCTACTTGTAATTCTTTTCCTGAATATCTTCTGTATCCGCTTTATATCCATATTTTCCCTCTCCATTCCCTTCTAGAATACTCTTTTCCTTTCCATTTAGTTCCCAGTGGGTTCATTCTTAATTAAAGACATAGTAAGGACAAGAAAGTCTTGACCACTACCAAGTAGTGTGTTGACACTATAAACTATTCCCGTCCTGAGATCACATAATTTAGAGAGTccaaattattgattttttttattgtaAGTGAAATATGAAGTTCATTTTAATATCAATAACTAATAACCGAAGGGTGCGTATCTCCTTCAATCATGAATCAATGTCTAGTCGGATGAGATTGACTTATGTCCATGGTTGTTACTAAAATAGCCTGTCTCCATCTTTTTGTGTGGTCGAAATTGGGAATTACTGAAAGTTTTGTGGCACAATTTAGCGTCCAAGGGATGTAACCAGCTTAAAGATAGAATAACTAGAAAGATATTGGAACTGCGTTGTTCAATGAGGGGCCAGCCCGGTGCCAAAGCATCCCGCATTGATAGGGTCCGGAGAAGAGCCTCACCTAAACGGTGTAATGTAAACAACTTATCCTAATGCAAACATTAGTGACTACAAGTGTTCGTTCAATAATTGTATACTTATTAATTTCAGCAGGACGTGACTATATATACTTGATCAAGGTTCGATTTATACGATACTTTTAACAATCAGGAATTATTTGTCAACGAGCCAAGGCCCCTAGCCAAGAACACTTGGTCTTTGAAAGCGTATGTGACCTGAACGTCTTGCTTACGTACTAAGGAAGTGCATATTTCCAAGAGCTACTTTAAGTCTGTAACCAACTTTCACGGAATACCTTTTAATTAAGTGGCTATTTCCTGATTGTGAAATGTGAATTTAAAAGTTAATTTTAAAAGGGAAGAACAAAGCAACTTGCAGAATTAAAGTAGTGATCTTGCTCCTACTTGACTAACTAGCAGTCACACTAATCATGTGCAAGCACTTTTCGTAGTACAAAATTGAACGGAGAAAAACGGAAAATTTACTCCCACTGCTAAAACTCAACTAGTACTTACAGGGAATAttacattttttctttttcttagtgGTACATATTTTCCCAGCAGAGATGATTTCTGCAAATTAAAACTATGTGAACATTTTATAAAAAAGTAATAGTATACGTCATACCATTAAACCCAATTAAATAAAGTAAGGTGGTAAAAGCTGTAGTATTGTCAAACATAGTTGCacataattaaattaaaaatacaGAACCAGCCCTCTATACAATTTTGAACCGCAGCATCTTAAGTTCTTCATTCAAATAGAAAATAAGTTACAATTTGTTTGAACTTTGATCCTTGAAACAATCGTGTAATTCTGGTATAATTAAATTCAGAGAATATAGCTCTTAATAGGGCtataatgacagtatcatattcCTCCTTTTTTTCTCTTATAATATAATCTCCTAGTAATATATTATCCATCTAAAACTTTTTCTCCATATTGTAAACTTATCTGTGAGCAGTGACCAGTGTCTCTATAAACCTCAATCCATCAAATCTGGGCGCAAATTTATCTGAAGATGGTGATTCTTTCACAGGCTTTGAACAATTTCcatcctttttcttcaaattatcATCCTGAAACAAAACGAATTCAATAAATCCAACAGAATTCAAAATATGTCCATATATCATACTTATGTGGGGTCCAAGTCCCAGACCCATAACTTACATGCTACATATGGGTGCCACTAACTTTGGTTCAAACTCAATGCTTGCCTTAATAATTCAttcaatatgtataaattattaatttagaaccaaaaacttaaaaaaaaaattgaatttaacaCTTATAAGCTTCAAATCTTGGCTTCGCCTCTGATCACTCACTGTCAGTGGCGTATATAACATGGTAGATATTGAACCCCTAACTTTTAACGCGTAGTATAGATTTATGAGTAAAAACttattaaaattgtaataaataatAGATATGAACCTATAAATTTAATAATATAATGTATTTAATGCTAAGAATCTTAAGATTGAACCCTTAGAATTCatatcctggatccgcctctgctcACTGCCTAAAATTTTATTCAAGAAAATATAAAAGGAGATAACTTTCTATGCACACAAACGACATTAAAGTGATGCAGAACAGAGAAAAAAGAGGAAAATCGGAAAAACTTGAAAGTTTACCTTATGAAAAGAAATTCGAACTTTGGAAGAAGTAGTGGTGGTGGTGGATGTAGTAGAAGACATGGCAGCAGCAGAAACAGAGGCTGCTAAGAGTCCTGATTTCTTCATATTGTTTTTTGATGGAAAATTAATTGTGATGATATAGAGATTGTGGGAGGTGGAAGGTAATGGTAGTTTACAGAAAGTGGGAGGAAGTTGGGAGGTTACTCATATTCATATAGGACTAATTAGGACCATATAGCAATGTGTCAGAAAAAGTTCGCCGCAATTTAAGCATTCtcaaattttctttaataaaaaaaatttccATAGGGTAGGCCCCATGAATAATGTAGCACGAAAAATAAAAGTTGTACAGCTTTGGTATGGAGTTGTTTTATTAGAGAGCATTTTACCTCGAATATGGAATTTTTCAGTGAGTATTCAAATTTAGTTGAGCCAATTAGTGTTCTGTTAGTCGTCTAAAAAAAGGTCTGACATCTTTTAAACTTTAATTCCATTCTAACCTCATATTTGTTGCACAAGAATGATACCAGGAGCCTGTTTTGGATGGacttatgtctataagctgcaaacagcttataagttaaaaaaaataggttggtagtctaatttatttttttttgcttataagctattttcagcttataagctgctttagataagctaagtcaaatgagtccaattatttttttgagcttattttaagcacaaaatgactttaagctgatcaaccaaacactcaaaaaagctgaaaacagtttataagcaacttataagtcaatccaaacgggctctagcacttgtcttattttatttattataatAATTGAAAAAGGGATCTTTTTAGTTCCTTATCAAGTGCACGCATTTTAACGATTGGCTCTCACCGCGGAAAATGTTCAATGGATGTGCATCTCACCTTTTTTATTGAAAcgactatgagcctgtttggatgggcttatgtctataagctgtttgcagcttataagctaaaaaaaataagttgggtagtctaattttttttttttgacttataagctattttcagcttataagctgctttagatgagctaagtcaaatgggcccaattatttttttgagcttattttaagcacaaaatgactttaagctggtcatccaaacactcaaaaaagctgaaaacagcttataagctaacttataagccaatccaaacgggctctatactAGTAAAATATACGTATATTGCTCCTTTCATATACTCCTTTCGTTtcaaatttatgtgatatttatcGCTTTTCGATGATTAATTTGCCTAATTTTTTAAATTAGATAAAATTatattaactcaatattttaaaattaaatgtaTTAAAAACTATAGAATAAGTACTATAAATTACTACAATTTTTCTCATGTCATGATatgaaaaaatataatttaaaatgATGATCAAAGTTAACATGATTTGAATCTCGTGAAGCAGAAAATATCACACGGACAGAGATACTTAACTGGCAGTGGAAAAAGATGGTCAAGCAAGCAAATAGTAATTGATATAAGTAGTTAGATACATGCATAATTCTTGAAATGGGAATTTGGCTTCATCTAGATGGCTTGAGTGAAAGACTTTATATGTTAACAAAGTTGTAAAACCTAACGTTTGTATAAATGGAGACGAACCACTGGGAAGAAGAAGACTACGTAGGGAAAGACTCAAAAGTTTCTTCTACTACACTATAACTACATTGATTtcttttttaaggaaaaaaaatatggagaACCAAAactaagggtgtcaagtgggccgggccagtCTGAACCCGGTCCGATAAACCCGGCCCACCACCGGCCCGGCCCAAACCCACTAAAAGGTGTAAGGGGCTGGGTTAGGTGGGctttattagggggctgggccggacaaggtggacagcccaccagcccGCCCACCAGTAGCCCGGATGATGGCCCACGGGGGTAccggcccggcccggcccacttcaaattaaaaaaaaagataagtactacatttattactaataataagtattttaaaaacattgtatcccaataaattaggagtctctttttacggagcactttagttttctttaaaattgtattttaaagcTACACAATCTTAttttctcaacaaatatacctttgatacattttcagtatatagtatatattagattgtgatagtacttatctcaacaaatatacctttgataAATCATTCAGTTCAATTTCATGCCTTTTCACAAGTGTCTATGCAACACACCGGTACCCCCCTCCCCTAATAGGCTAATACCCAACGCTCCGGACTTGTGGAGATATATGtcaccacaatgttgacatttaacatgttcctcatttactcgctcaaaatgcatccacgccgcacttgaagttgatcttcgaactcgaggagaaggtggaggtgaagtaatgtacactagttgaataacaaatttagataaagagagaattgtggaagaattatgtgaaaatgaagaagaatggaatggtatttatagtttgaaaatatgaccaaagagaagttattcataaatttaggggttcaaataaaattagcaacgactagttttttaaatttacaacggctagctttttgaatttgatgacgactaaacttttttttaatttagaaattttatcattagatgtaaatgttaattttattattattagtaaatgtaaatgtctatttttgtattagaactttttttttaaaaaaaaaaaaaacccggcccactaactataaCCCGGCCCGGTCCAGTTAGCCcgaggtgtagcccctatccAGGGTGGGTTGGGCCGGACACCCCTTTTcctctccaagcccggccccCTAACTTACGACCCGGCCCCGCCACGACCCGGCCATTGTGGCCCAAGTTTAAATGGCCCGTCCCGGCCCGGACCACTTGACACCCTTAACCAAAACAATAGAAAAAGATTTAAGTATTATGTGCAAGAAATTCTAATTTGTAATATTACGACTTGAAGTATAACCTGGCTTTGGCTTGTGGTGAATGTTAAGTAACAAACTCGAGGGAAAAAATTAATCGATTATAATACTTACATTAAACCAATTAATgaaaatatattatttatataaacTTTTATCATTTGATGATAGTAATAAATACTGTATTTCACTTTAATTTGTACaacttttaagatttttttttctttatgtgGTGTAAATACAGAGACGATGATAACATTGTGTCACCTGATTTATCTGAACCCAATATTTTCAACATGAAACAAAACATTTATATCTAAAAATTCaataaaattacaataaataataTATCTGAacctataattttaaaaatataatgagttGAACACTTAAAATCttaaaaatgaaatttataaTATCAAATACTGCCCGCTATTTAAATATCACGTGTATTTTCCAGTTGTTTCCAGACATTTATAGTGGCAGGTTGGATTTTAAAAGACAAAGCTTGGGTTGGAGGTCGAAGGCGATAGGCGGATATTTTAAAGTTATTAGAGGCAAAcacatgaaaacaagtgtatgcaTCGTATCAGTCCACGACAACCTTTGTTGTCTTTCATGGCCTGAGAGCTGGGAAGTTTACAACCACTCATTACTCCATCTCCATGCGAAGTTGACATCTCATAGTAATTCACAAAATCTAACTTTTCCTTCCATTCATGTTTTCTCCGACCTATTGCTATCGGCCAGCCAAATGCTGATAATTCACAAAAACTAGGGATCCTGTAGTGCAGCTGGAAACCAATCCATTTATAACATGTTAAAATACAAAGATAATTTAAAAATTCTTAACGGTGTTAGTATAAATGAGCTCAAATCATATGAATGGAATGAATCACAGTGAAGAACAAGAACCCTGAGCTTCTTATATGACTCAGAGAATTCTCATCCATTTGAGTTAATTTTTGGGGTGTGAATTAGGTCAAGACCTAATTTGATATGGTATCAAAGTCGAGCCCAATCCAATATGGGGTTCAGGGTGCCGGACAGTTGCCGGAGGGGGGAGAGGGAGGTGGGGGTGTGAAAGTATCCTGGTCCATGAATGTGCACGCTCTAGACAAGATAGTGGAACCTCGGATAAAGAATGTTCGGATCTAGGCGTAAGGGAGTGATGAAAGAAATAAATCCCATAGAGGACAAGAAATCTACACTCCTTATATGACTTCACTATCTTTCTCTATTTGAGGTAGCTTTTGAGGTGCTAGGTTCAAAATCTAATTTGACAATATCTATTGCCAAACTAAGACGAATAAGAATGTGGACCCATTTTGGCTGGATATATTTCAATTTGTGAGGTTTATAGTTATACAGACAAGTataattggccaagttgaatcaTGACACGTGGCACGTCCAATTCCTTGTCAACCACTCCTTTCATCAATTATTAAAGAGTAAATTATGTGACTAGTAATTGGGCATGGAAGTGATATTCCTTTTGGTGGGCCAAATT
Protein-coding sequences here:
- the LOC132616832 gene encoding uncharacterized protein LOC132616832; the protein is MKKSGLLAASVSAAAMSSTTSTTTTTSSKVRISFHKDDNLKKKDGNCSKPVKESPSSDKFAPRFDGLRFIETLVTAHR